Part of the Limihaloglobus sulfuriphilus genome is shown below.
TAACAATTCTGTGTGCGACATTTTTCTTTGGAGTGCGGTGGCAAGCGGCAGCGCGACACCGCTTTAAAGACGCTGCTCTAACGAAAACACCGCTGAAACTATAACATAACGCTCAAATAATAAAAAGCGGCGCCGCCTCGCTGCGCTCGTTGTCGCACGCACTCCAAAGCACCCCACATAAAAATGTCACACACACAATTCGTAATTCTCAATTATTCCCCTTGACAATACCCCTAAATCCGCTATTGTATATCTGTAAATACAAACAAATGAATAAGGTATAGAAATTTTAAGGTGGGCTATTATGTCAAATCGAACAGCGTTCTCAACTCTTTGCATAGCTTTAGCGCTTATCTTTGCATTCTCATCGAACCTGCTTGCATTCGCAGGCGGCGACGGCACACCCGAAAATCCCTGGCAGGTCTCTACCGTACAGGACATTTTAGATGTAAACAATGACCTGAATGCATGTTATACCCTGACCAACAATATAGATTTTAATGACGCGGTTTATGAGGATTATGTGATTGGTGCTTTCTACGGCTCTTTCGACGGCAACGGGTTTACCGTAATGAACCTGGCACTGCAATCTTCCGCTTATAATTCAGGATTTTTCAGGTATATTTATCCAGAGGGAACCGTTAAAAATTTATTTATTTGTAACTTTCATGTAACAGGCCACATTTATGCAGGAGTTTTGACTGCATGGAACGGTGGTTTAATAGAGAACTGTCATTCAGTTAGTGCTGACATAAAAGGCTTATACAGCGCAGCAGCTTTGGCTGGCCGCAACGGAGGGATTCTCAGAGATAGTTCTGCGGATGGTGATCTTTACGCAGCAGGAGGTTTACGTGAATTCGGCAGCTCAACCGGTGCTGCGGATTCTGGAATGCTTGTTGGAGTTAACAACGGAACAATAGAAAACTGTAATTCGTCGGGCTTGATACACCCTTACCCGGATGACCCTTCTCCTACCCACATACCTTTAGGATTCGGCGGTTTAGTTGGATTTAATGATGGCGGTATCATACAAAACTGCTACTCAACAGCGTCATTGACAGATGTTTCTGGCGGCGGCCTTGTAGGGTGTAACAGCGACAATCATTTGGGGATTAGAGGACATGGAATCATCTTAGACTCATACGCATCCGGGAATTTAGATAGAAGCGGAGGCGGGATCGCCGGTAACAACTCTGGCTACATTTCCGGATGCTATTCTGTCTGCACCATAACCGGCAGCGGAGGGGGTGTGGTTTCTTATAATAATGGATATGTTACGCAATGTTATTCCGGGGTAAACACCTTGGAAAGCGGCGGCGGCTTTGTCAGTTTAAACGGTACAGACGGGGTGATAACAGACTGTTATTCGTTAACAAATGTTACCGGTGCGGGCGGCGGTTTTGCCCGTGAAAACGGGGGGTTAATCCTGGGCTGTCTTGCAAGGGGAGATGTTACAAGCTCTGAAGATTATGTTGGGGGTTTTGTGGGGCGAAATAGATATGGAGAGACAATTTATGGAGGGACAATTATCGACTGTTTCGCAACAGGAAATGTTACCGGCAATGAATACGTAGGCGGTTTCGCCGGCGAAAACTACTCGGGCAGAATTGAAAACTGCTTTTCTGCAGGCATGGTAACCGGCAGCGGCAGGGTTGGCGGACTGATCGGATATATAACCGGCGGAATACAAAGAAACTGTTTCTGGGATAAAGATACCGCTCAACAGCCGGTCGGATATAACCACGACATGGTTGGATCGACGCTCATAGATAACGTAGCCGGCAAAACAACAGAACAGATGAAAAATGAAGAAATATTTCTTGAAGCCGGCTGGGACCTAAACGGCGAAGATGCCAACGGAATTCAGGACACGTGGTATTGCAGTGAGGGCCAATACCCCTTGCTGACCCGTCTCAGACCGGACCATGCCCCGTTAGAGCTCCAAGGCTGCGGCACAGGAGAATCTCCATACATGATCAGCAGCGGGCGTGAGCTGCTATCCATTAGTCGGGATATATTCGCCCATTACGAGCTGACCGGCAACATTTATCTGGCTAATACAGAATTTGTTTATTCACCCTTCCCGTATTTTTACGGCTCCCTGAACGGACAGGGGCATTTCATAGAAAACCTGCATATCAGCGCGGAAGATTTTGCCTATATCGGTCTTTTCGGCAGGATTATGCCCTTGGTTTCTATAAGGAACTTGGGATTAAAGAACGCGACTGTTTCCGGTTTGGACGTTGTGGGCATACTGGCAGGAGACATCATTTTAGATAGAGACACAACCGGTGTGGGTAATGACAAACCTGTACTTATTAATAACTGCTTTTCAACAGGGTCTGTAACCGGAAGCCAATCTGTCGGCGGCCTGATTGGCCTGGTGAATAACAGTGCCTGTAATATAATAAACTGCTATTCAACAGCTTCAGTAGTCGGTGATTCATCTGCCGGCGGCCTTATAGCGGGTAATGCGGGAATTGTATCAAACTGCTATGCTTCCGGTAATGTAAACGCAACTGACTATGCGGGCGGATTTGTCTCCCAAAATTTCTACGGCAGTATTGAGAACTGCTATGCAGCAGGGGATGTACACTCACTACAATATTCTGGCGGGTTTGTCTCAGTAAACGATTCAGACGCTATTGTGTCAAATTCTTACGCGACAGGTATCGTAACTGCAGAGTCTTACGCCGGCGGTTTCGCCGGAAGAGACCGCAGTAGTGAACTGATAATGAACTGCTTTTGGGATATAGATGCATCCGGCATGGAAGCAAGTGAAGCTGGGACCGGAAAAACCACCGCCCAGATGCAGGATATAAACACCTTTTTAAATGCCGGCTGGGATTATGTTAATGAATCCGAAAACGGCAATATGGAGATATGGTATCAGACACTTGGCGGTTACCCTGTGTTGTACTGGCAGGCCGCGGCGGGAGATATCAACTGCGACGGTGTTGTTGATCTGGCAGATTTCACCCGGATGGTCGATTACTGGCTGCTGGCGAATGATGATATGGCAGAGGGTTACCGGCTGCTGGGCGATATAAACCATGACGGCAGTGTTGACCTGGCGGACTTCGCGGCGGCTCTCTGGCAGCTTTAACAACCGGATTTCAAATCCACTCATGCCTGTAAAGTCTTTGTCTAAACAAGTTACCCCCCGGTAGAGACACATTGCATGCGTCTCTCAATAATGTGTGCGTGTCTCAATATTGCATGCGTCTCTCAACAATTTGGAGAAAATATGGAACGAGCCTATATTTAATCATCAGGGCCATCACTGGACAGAGCGTCATATAACCTGGCTGCGTGGTATAAAGTTCGAAGAGCCGGCCGGGTTCATATGGTTTACAGCAACCCGGTATGACGTAAGAAAACAGGCTCAGCCGCAGAAAATGATAAAAGACCGTTTACACAGTTAAATGAACAGAGCCTTTAATTCCAGCCTTGCGGGTAGGAGACATTTACCTTGGGAATCCCGTACTCTTTACAAAGCGTTTCCACAAGGTCTTCTGCGCGTTTGATTTGTGTGTCAGATGGAAGAGCCCTGATAGGGTGGCCGATTACACATATTCTTATAGTTTTACGAGAGCCGTACCAGTTATCCCCCTGGAGGCATCTGTACTGGTTTCTCCATCGGTCACTGGTTTGTATCGCACCGTTTTTCTCGCCGTTGCAGATAACAAAGTGAAGGTTCGCGTCTTTTTCTGTCGAAGAATTGTTGAACATTGCCACAGTGCCCATATCTCCGGCAGATGTTCTTGAGTAGAATATTTCGACATATTCCCAGTCCGTTTTTGTTACAGAGGGATTTCTGGAAAGGGCATTCCTTACACTTGCAAGCTGTGTGTAACTTGTCAAGCTGTATTCGTGCATTCCCTGATGAGGTCTGGGGGTGTCAAAAATCAAGAGAACGGCACTGCCTACAGTCATAGCTGCTATAAAAGAAATAAATACTATTTGCCTTCTGTTCAATTGACCCAAGCTTTCAATCTGTTCCAGACAGTTAAATAAAGAGGTTTTACCTTACCTAAATCTTTATACCATCTATGACTATGGTCTTACAAGAGAAAAATAAAAAATTTTTTAAAAAAGTAGGAAAAAAGTCGAGAAAAAGCCAAAAAAATTAAAAAAGACATGAAATTTTGTACAAAACTGTCAAAATACTAATAAATAGATATTTTCGTGTACTCTGTTGTTTAATATGTGTTTTACAACGGGCATTCGAATTTACGGAATTATCGGCCTGTAGTCGATAGATATTTACAGTTGGATTAACATGAGTTACAAAAATCATATTAAGGCGGTCTTTCCAGGTTCATTTGATCCTATAACAAACGGCCATATTGACGTCGCCATGCGCGGATTAAAAATGTTTGACGAGCTGGTAATCTCGGTCGGCGATAACCAGGCAAAGTCAGAGCTTTTTTCCGCGGAGGAGCGGGTCGAAATGATACGGGAGATATTTGCCGGTCAGAGCCGCGTTTCTGTAGAGAGTTATTCGGGCTTGACAGTGGAATACGCCCGGCAGGCCGGGGCCACGGTAATGCTTAGAGGGCTGCGTAACCTGACCGATGTACAGTATGAATTTCAGCTTGCTATGACCAACCGTGCGGTAGCCGGCATCGAGACGGTATTTGTAATGACGAGTGAGCGTTACGGTTTTGTCAGCTCGACTATGATACGTGAAGTTGCTACGCTTGGCGGGGATGTTTCCGAGCTGATTCCAGAGCTTGTTTACTCCAGGCTCAAAGATAAAATCAATCCCGCAAGGAGGCAGTGACAGTGTATGAGGTTTTGATAGAATACGTTTTTCAGGCATCGCACGCGGTATGTATGCCGGCGGGGGGGCTGATGGAGGATATGCACAGCCACGAATGGAGGCTCAAGGCGGCGTTTGGGGCAGATAAACTTGACGAAAATGGTTTTGCGATTGAATTTTCTCAGGCTCAATCACTAATCAGGGATACTTTGAGTCCGTTAGAGGGTAAGGTTTTAAATAATATCCCTGTATTTGAGGGTGAAATTCCGACAACCGAGATTCTATCCCGTTATATTTACAGAAATTTAAAAAAAAGGTTGCAATCAGACCTGAAAATAAACTATATTGAACTTACAGAGGCTCCCGGCTGTACAGTAATATATAAAGAATAGAGCCGAAGCCGATATTTATGTTTTATATCGAAATGTTGTTTGTAATCCCTTGAGGATTACGGCTTTAATATTAATACTCAAGTGTGAGTTTGAAAATGAAATGTCAAAGCTGCCATAACAACCCTGCTGTGGTACATCTGGTAAAGATGGTTAACGGTTTAAAATCCGAGATGCATCTTTGTATAAAATGTGCCGCGAAATTTACTTCTCAGCTTGAGGAGTCGCTTGAACTTGATAAGGTTCTTGGCGAGCTTCTTGCACAGCTTGAGGAGAGCGAACCGTCACAGGAGTTATCCGAGGTCAAAGAGATAAGTGCAGACGAGATTGGCCTGCATTGCCCTGATTGCGGTATTGATGAGAGCAGTGTGAAAAATGACCTCCTTTTAGGCTGTGCCAGTGATTATTTTGTTTTCAGTCAGTTTATAGGCAAAAGCCTTGCACGCTTTCAGGATGGCAACACTTTTCATAAAGGTAAGATACCGCACAATCTTGATTCCAAGGTTGACCGCAAGCCTCTTATTATTTTCCTCAAACAGCAGCTTGTCAACGCTGTAGAGCTTGAAGAGTATGAGCTGGCCGCAGACTTAAGGGACAGGATTGATTCACTGACATGCAGCTAAACGAATTGAGTACAGGACCTTGCGGGTGGTTTGATCAGACGGATCAGAATTCGGGGATTGTGATATCCTCGCGTGTGCGCCTTGCCAGGAATATTAAAGGTTATAATTTCTCTTCCACTTTAAGCAGTGAAAGTTCGCTTGAGCTGTTGAATCAGCTTTATTGTGTGATAGACGAGAAAACCAATCATAATCTGTCATTCTTCCGCATAGACAATATGACTGAGCTTGAGGTTAATTTCCTTGTGGAGAGGAATCTCATAACCAGCGTAATGGCCTTTTCTTCGATGCCCAGAGGTGTTTTTCTCTCTGATAATGAGCTCACCAGCATTATGGTCAATGAAGAGGATCATCTACGTTTGCAGGCTTTCTCGCCCGGGTTTAATCTTAATGCCTGCTGGAAGCGGATTGACAGGCTTGATGATCTTATTGAGTCATCGGTAAAATACGCCTTTGACAGCAGGCTTGGCTATCTGACTGCGTGTCCTACAAATGTGGGAACCGGTTTGCGTATCTCGGTTATGCTGCATCTTGCCGGCCTGAAAATGACCGGAGAGCTGGAGAAGGTAAAAAAATCCGCCTCGGCCATGAAACTTGCTTTGCGGGGTCTCTGGGGTGAGGGCAGCGGAGCAATGGGAGATATGTACCAGGTTTCAAATGAGCTGACTCTGGGGATATCGGAGCAGGATTGTTTAAATGATTTCACAGAAAATATAATCCCTCAGATTGTTAAGTATGAAATGATAGCCCGCGAAGAGCTTCTCCGCCGTCCTGCGATACTGGATGACAAAATATTCAGGGCACTGGCTATACTCAAAAACGCCAGGATGATAAGCTCTGCTGAAGCGATGAGCCATCTTTGCCGGCTCAGGCTTGGGATTCTGCTTGGAAGGGTTACAGAGGTATCGCTGGAAAGAGTAAACGGTCTTTTCTTCTTTATTCTGCCTTCGCACCTGCAAATGAGTCTGGGCAAACAGCTTACCCGCGAAGAGAGGGATTATCTAAGGGCAAATCTCATTCGGGATATTCTTCGCGGCGGCGAGTGAGGCCGGGAGAATCGCCTTTAAGTGAGTCTTATATTAACCCGCATAAAAAATTTTCAATGCCGCCGGAATTATTAATTATTACATTCTCAGGGATTTTGATTGTAATATCTTTGGATATGATTAAAATAGCCTCTTAACGCTGGGGGTGGCCTTAGAGCCTGAGAAATACCCTTGGAACCTGATCAGAGCCGGTTTCGGTATAAACTGCGTAGGGAAGCGAGTTTAAACGAAATTAAAACGCTTCCGTTCATTATCGGGAGCGTTTTTTATTTTGATAGCTTACAATAACGGAGCTGAATTATCATGGCAACACAACTTGAAGCCGCCCGCAGGGGCGATACTAACGAAGTAATGCAATTCGTTGCAGACACAGAGAATATATCTATTGAAACCGTTCAAAAGGAGCTTGCCGCCGGCCGGCTGGTGATTCCCGCTAACAAGATGCACCTTGCGTGGAATCTTAAGCCAAAAGCCATTGGAAGGGCGGCCGCCATCAAGGTCAATGCTAATATCGGTATGAGCAGTGTCAGCTCGTCTCTTGACGATGAAGTCAAGAAGATGAAAACAGCTATTAGTTACGGCGCAGATGCTGTTATGGATTTGAGCACCGGAGGCGACCTCGATGAAACCCGCAAACGGCTGATAAGTGAATGTGAAGTTCCTTTTGGCACAGTGCCCATATACGAGGCGATACAGGGACGCGATGTTGACGATATAACACCTGCTGTAATAATGGAGATAATCGAACGCCAGGCCAAGCAGGGTGTTGACTTCTTCACGATACATGCCGGTCTGCTTCGTGAGCATCTGCCGCTGCTTGAGTCCAGGGTTTGCGGCATTGTCAGCCGCGGCGGAGCTCTGATGTCTAAATGGATGCTTTCGCATAACCGTCAGAATATTATGTATGAGTTATTCGACGATATCTGCGCGGTGATGCGTGATTATGATGTCTGTTTTTCACTTGGTGATGGGCTCAGACCCGGTTGCGGCGCTGACGCAACAGACGAGGCTCAAATCGCAGAACTCCGTACGCTTGGAGAACTTACACAGCGTTCGTGGGAAAACGGCTGCCAGGTTATGGTCGAGGGGCCCGGTCATGTGCCGTTCAACCAGATAGAAGAAAATATGCGGATTCAGGACGAGATATGCCAGGGCGCGCCGTTTTATGTTTTAGGCCCGCTGGTTACGGATATTGCCCCGGGTTATGACCATATAACTTCAGCGATAGGCGGTACAGCCGCCGGTTATTACGGCGCTTCATTCCTGTGCTATGTCACGCCGAGGGAACATCTTGGCCTGCCGGGCGATGATGATGTCCGGCAGGGTGTTATGGCTGCCAGAATCGCTGCACACGCCGCGGATGTCGCCAGAGGTTTCCCCGGAGCCGCTGACAGGGATCTGGCCATCAGCAAGGCAAGGGCCAATCTTGAATGGGACAAACAGATAGATTCATCCCTTGATCCGGTAACAGCCAGAAGAATGCACGAAGAGGCAGGCAAAGAAAGCCGAATGTCTGCCGAAGATGTTGATTACTGTACTATGTGCGGCCGCGACTGGTGCAGCGTGAGGATTAACCGTGAAATACGGGACACATTTTTCTCACGTGAAAAATCACAATAACCGCTAAGCTGTAAAGATCGGCTCACTTTCTGCCGCCAGGTCTGAAAGAATCTTCGTTTCCTGGGCAGATAGTTTGCCGGCTCTGGGCAGATTTGACACACACAGCCTGAACAGTGCTTCTTCTCCGGGCGGGATAGCTATATTTGCGCCCTGTTCCAGAGTCCAGCTAAGGGCAAGTCTGGCTTTTTCGGGGTCATCAAGCGGCATATACCAGCATTTTGGATATTTCTTTTTATCCTCATCGTTTTGCCATTTCTGCCAGGCCATTGTTTTGAGTGCTATGATACCCATGCCGCGTTTTTTTGCCTCAGCAAGAGCTGCTTCCTCGTGGCGGCTGTTAAAATGCGTGCAGAAATTCACGGGGTACATGATCGTGTCGAAGTCGTACAGATCCATTGCGGCCAACGCGGCCTCGGGCGTATGCGCGGAAAAACCTACATATCGTATGATTCCGTTCTTTTTGGCCTCGAGTATTGTTTCCATTGCGCCGCCCTTAGCAAAAGAGGCTTTTACGTCTTTCTCTACATCAGTAATTCCGTGAAGCTGATAAACATCGAAATGGTCAGTCTGGAGTTTCTCCAGTGATTCATCAAGCAGTTTTTTTGTACCTTTGGCGTCTCTAAGATGTGATTTGCAAGCAAGATACACATCTTTTCTGTACGGTGCCAGCGCAGGGCCCAGCTTTTCTTCGGCATTGCCGTAAGAGGGGGCAACATCAAAGTAATTGATGCCCTTTTCTATTGCGAATTTTACTGCATTCGCGGCTGTCTCAGGTTCGGCATTCATAACAACAATGCCGCCGAAGCCTATCCTGGAAACGTTAAGGTCTGTTTTGCCGAGTTTTACCATACTGGTTATCTCCTTTGCCGGTATATTTGCTTTTCTTGATGACATGGCCGAAATTTCGGAGCCTTTAAACATTACACCAGCTGTAACCGCTCCAGCGGTTTTAATAAAGTTTCTTCTTTTCATGATATGCCTCACGTTTTATTAGTTTAATTTAGTATAAACATACTATACAATTCATATAGCCTAAATCAAGCATAAAACATTTTCATTGCCCGCGTGGAAGTGCAAAATCATTTTACTACGCAGAATGAAGGTTTTTTTGTGAAAAATTATTTTACCATAGAACCATTTTAGCGTATTTATCCAGGTCATCTACCGGCTCGTCTTTCCAGAGCCACGCGAGGAGCTTGCTGATTTTATCAAGATTCAGCTCATCAGGAGAAAATCTCAATTCATCCGGCAGTTTGTTCTCATCCGGCGTGTTTAGCAGGTACTTCAGGCCCGCTTTTGCGCCGCGTGAGAGGTTGGCTGCCTTGATGCCGTACTGGTCGGCAAGGCGTATAGTGCCAAATATCCGGTCGCTGTAGCCGAGTTTGCGTACAGGGTCTCTGCCGGCGCGGGCGGCGGAATCACGCAGGAACGGATTTGTCATTCTTGCCAGCAGGTCATCAGCATAATCGGTATAGCCTGCCGGTGTAAACAGCGTGTCGCCAAGCGATTTGTATTTCTGGACCAATGCCCCGCCGGATTCATCTATAAATGCCTTTCTGGCTATTTCCATCAGGTCCGGCCGGCTTCGCAGCTGATCCATCGTTTCAAGGCCCGCCTCCATTGCCAGATACCCCAGCATCGCATGTATGGCGTTGTGTCCGTAGAGCTTTGCCTCTTCAAACGGCAGCAGATCGTCTTTTTCCATGAAAACATCGATACCCGGAGTGAAACCATCGATACTCGCCTTTGTTACGAGTATCCGGTTGAACTCTTCGACAAGAAACGCCCGCATGAAACCCTCTGCGATGGTTGCAAGGCCTTCGGACTTTATCAGCGCCGGGTCATTTGTTACCTGGCTCATCTTGCCGATAACGGTGTTTAGGAATTTAACACGTGAGGTGTCAATGTCGGTATAGGCTCCGACTTTTTCGGTGAGTATCTCCGCGGCGTGGTTGTTGTTCTCCGCCGTGTAGATGATTGTTGCCTCTGCGGAGGAGTTTTTCAGCCCCGCGGCAATCAGCCGTGCTACGGAATTTTCGCCCATATCGTAGAAATTGACGCTCGGCAGTGAGGTCGCGATCTCGGTGGATACGCTCAAAGCCTCAACCAGCTTTTGCCTGTCCGCATCATCGCCGGGATTGTAGATTTCTATACCTTCGATTGTCATGGTATAGACCCTGTCGCTGCCTGCAACGTTTACTTTGTAGGTGCCGCCGGAAGCCCTCACCGCGTCAACGAGTGTCTGGTCTATCTCTGCTATGACTATCCTGTCAAAACGTCCGGTCTTGAATGCTTCTGCCGCGAAGAGCCCGCTCTGTATCGGCCCGAAGCCGAATCCTGTAAAGATGTGTTTCATAAATTTCCGTTTATTTTTCTGTTATGTCTATAACTAATTTGTAATTCCTTGTTTCGCCGGGTTCGAGCATTATCAGTTTGCCCTCTTCTCTGGCCTTTACCTGTCCTGTGGGGAAGTTTGTCGCCGGTTCCAGGCCGGTAACGTATTCGCCGCGTCCCCAGTGCTGCCAGTTCGCCAGGCAGGGCAGCTGTTTCGCATCGTATGTAATCATCGCTCCAAGAGAGAGCTTGTCGTTGAACAGACCTGTCCTGCAGAGCCCGTCATCATCCGGCGTTGAATCGATAAATCCGCACGCCTCGCCGCTGCCGCTGTGAGCGTCGATCGGGGCCGAGCACGTCCGGTAGTCGTTGTTTTCGTTGAATACGGCATCGTCGAAATCCATGCCGCGGGATCTGCACTTGCCCTTGTAGAGTATTTGTGTTCCCTGGTCAACCAGCGGCCAGCCGAAATTGCAGTGATACAGCAGCATGTGCGGCGAGGAGCTGTTGCCGCGGTTGATGACCCTGTCGGTTATAACTATCTGCGGCTTAAGCAGTTTGCATGATATCGTCCGCTGCATCTCGAGATTTGGTCCGAAAACCCGTGCTTCGCGGACTATCCCGCTGATACTCATCTGCGGCTCAGCGTCGGTTAGCTCGGGCTGAATGATGCTTGTTACCTCGGCGGCACTGTTGCTGTATTTCCCGTGCAGGCCGCGTTGTCCGCTCTCATCTTCGTCCGGTGCGCCGGCATGGCTTAGCCCGCAGGTTGTAACCAGTCCTCCGGGGAAAGTCGAGAGCCAGTTTAGCCCGCGGTCACTGTCGGGCCGCGGCGCCGCAGTGCCGACAAAGCTGAGCCATGAGAGGCTGTATTTGCCGTAGAAAGCCTCAACAATATCCAGCCCGCGGTCAATGCTGACCTTAAACCGAAGCCCCGAGCCGGTATTTACCCATGCAACGCGGCTGCCGCGTCCCGGGCCGTTGTCAACGACATATGTCTCAATGCCGCCGAGCTGGTTGTGATTTATTATCCTGTCCTTATAGTCCATGGTTTTTATCCTTTCATTAAGCATTCGAAGAAAAACCGTTCAGCGTGGTCTAAGCCGCGGCGGGTTATGACGTTTTTCTGCTGTCCCGCGGGCCGTGCCACATGTTTGTTTTTTCATCGAACTGCCAACCGTTTTCATTTATGCAAACCTTATTGAATTCAAGCTCCGTGTCTCTTGCCATCTTGATTGTCGTTTGCCAATCTTTTATTCCGCTTAGCGTGTCCATCGACCTTATGTTCTGGTATGCCAGTATGTTAGCTGTCCGCAGCGTGTCAACCGGTTCGAGTCCGTAGAGTATCGCTGTTAGAAAGCCGCCTATCGTTGAATCGCCGGCGCCGGTTGCCGAGGCGAATTCTTCTTTTGGGCAGAAGTACGACGGGCACCATATCTGCCGCGACTGCCACGCCGCGGAGTCTATGCCCTTAATCTTGATTTTGTCTGCCGTCTGGAGGTAATAGCCGTCAATACCTTTTTTGACCGCGGCGATACTTACGCCCATATCAATCAGAGTTCCGGTGAGATACTCGCAGTCCGCGGCGCTGTATGCCAGAACCGGATCGGAGTCGCCCGCATCTTTTTTTCGCTGGTAAAACAGCTCCTTGTCCAGCATGAACGCCGTTTCCTCCACGCTTGGCAGGAATATATCGACATACGGCAGGGTGTTTTTGAGCATCTCACGCCAGTCGATACGCCCTGAATCACTGTCCGGGTCGGGCAGAGTCATATCAAGGCTTGTAATCACGCCGCAGTCTTTGGCTTTCTTGAACATTTTCGCCGTCTGGCTGCCGCCGTCTTGGTACATGCGTT
Proteins encoded:
- a CDS encoding aldose 1-epimerase family protein, whose protein sequence is MLNERIKTMDYKDRIINHNQLGGIETYVVDNGPGRGSRVAWVNTGSGLRFKVSIDRGLDIVEAFYGKYSLSWLSFVGTAAPRPDSDRGLNWLSTFPGGLVTTCGLSHAGAPDEDESGQRGLHGKYSNSAAEVTSIIQPELTDAEPQMSISGIVREARVFGPNLEMQRTISCKLLKPQIVITDRVINRGNSSSPHMLLYHCNFGWPLVDQGTQILYKGKCRSRGMDFDDAVFNENNDYRTCSAPIDAHSGSGEACGFIDSTPDDDGLCRTGLFNDKLSLGAMITYDAKQLPCLANWQHWGRGEYVTGLEPATNFPTGQVKAREEGKLIMLEPGETRNYKLVIDITEK
- a CDS encoding carbohydrate kinase family protein, which translates into the protein MTEKNKSVMVAGHICLDITPKFPDSLSGGFNDIFAPGKLINVGEAVIGTGGAVSNTGLTMAKLGLDVKLNGKIGDDAFGSMIQDIVGRDRSKSFSIVPGQSSSYSIVIAPPGLDRMFLHNPATNDTFTLDDIDYDALKDCWLFHFGYPPLMKRMYQDGGSQTAKMFKKAKDCGVITSLDMTLPDPDSDSGRIDWREMLKNTLPYVDIFLPSVEETAFMLDKELFYQRKKDAGDSDPVLAYSAADCEYLTGTLIDMGVSIAAVKKGIDGYYLQTADKIKIKGIDSAAWQSRQIWCPSYFCPKEEFASATGAGDSTIGGFLTAILYGLEPVDTLRTANILAYQNIRSMDTLSGIKDWQTTIKMARDTELEFNKVCINENGWQFDEKTNMWHGPRDSRKTS